The Triplophysa dalaica isolate WHDGS20190420 chromosome 5, ASM1584641v1, whole genome shotgun sequence genome window below encodes:
- the LOC130420426 gene encoding putative nuclease HARBI1 has protein sequence MGFPGHKPVRAIKEEFHMIAESPLGFPNVIGCLDGTHIPIIAPSQNEADYVNRKSIHSINVQIICDAAHIITNVEAKWPGSVHDSRIYRESSLSNRMGQGEMDGLLLGDRGYPCQPTLMTPYPEPEPGPQQHFNMAHNRTRARVEMTIGLLKSRFQCLRHLRVTPERACDIIVACVVLHNIAIIRGEQHPALQTQDPEADLIHTGDFQDGRVVRDLICRNVFAN, from the exons ATGGGG TTTCCTGGCCACAAACCTGTGAGAGCCATCAAAGAGGAGTTTCACATGATTGCAG AATCCCCTTTAGGATTTCCCAATGTGATTGGGTGCCTAGATGGCACCCATATACCCATCATCGCTCCTTCACAAAATGAGGCAGATTATGTCAATCGGAAGTCCATCCACAGCATTAATGTGCAG ATCATATGTGATGCTGCACACATAATTACAAATGTGGAGGCTAAGTGGCCAGGCTCAGTTCATGATTCACGGATATATCGTGAGTCATCTCTGAGCAACAGAATGGGCCAAG GAGAGATGGATGGCCTTCTGCTGGGTGATAGGGGTTACCCATGCCAACCTACACTCATGACCCCTTACCCAGAACCTGAGCCAGGCCCCCAGCAGCACTTCAATATGGCACACAACAGGACACGAGCCCGGGTGGAGATGACCATAGGCCTGTTGAAATCACGTTTCCAGTGCCTGCGCCACCTCAGGGTGACCCCTGAAAGGGCTTGTGACATTATTGTGGCATGTGTTGTTCTTCATAATATTGCCATTATTAGAGGGGAGCAACACCCTGCCCTACAAACTCAAGATCCTGAAGCAGACCTCATACACACTGGGGATTTCCAGGATGGAAGGGTGGTCAGAGACCTCATATGCCGTAATGTCTTTGCAAATTAA